From the genome of Aquila chrysaetos chrysaetos chromosome 12, bAquChr1.4, whole genome shotgun sequence, one region includes:
- the LOC115349409 gene encoding ectoderm-neural cortex protein 1-like yields the protein MSVSSHENRKSRSSSGSMNIHLFHKPGHADSLLTHLNLLRKRHLFTDVVLRAGNQAFHCHRAVLASCSRYFDAMFSGGLKESRDAEVNFHDSLHPEVLELLLDYAYSARVLINEENAESLLEAGDMLQFQDIRDASADFLEKNLYPGNCLNMLLLSDAHCCERLLELSWRMALANFTSLCKTEDFLRLPKDKLLELVESEELEVEDETLVYEAVIGWIRYDLPRRHEVLPELLRSVRLALLPESYLRKQVACEKLVTSHKLGEEIVADAVRCKMKILQNDGLVTGCCARPRKVSQALLLLGGQTFMCDKIYMLDHKTREIIPRADIPSPRKECSACAIGCKVYITGGKGSENGASKDVWVYDTLHDEWAKAAPMLVARFGHGSAELDHCLYVVGGHTAVSGAFPASPSVSLKQVEHYDPQLDKWSLVAPLREGVSNAAVVGAKMKLFVFGGTSANQEKLPKVQCFDPCQNRWTVPASCPQPWRYTAAAVVGSHIIVIGGDTEFSASSAYRFHSDTYQWSKFGDVTAKRISCRAVTSGNRLYVVGGYCGAQRCKTLDCYDPSSDTWSSVTTVPYSLIPTAFVSTWKYLSA from the coding sequence ATGTCCGTCAGCAGCCACGAGAACCGGAAATCCCGCTCGAGCTCCGGCTCCATGAACATCCACCTTTTCCACAAACCGGGCCACGCCGACAGCCTCCTCACCCACCTCAACCTGCTCCGCAAGCGGCACCTCTTCACCGACGTGGTGCTGCGAGCGGGGAACCAGGCCTTCCACTGCCACCGGGCCGTCCTGGCCTCCTGCAGCCGTTACTTCGACGCTATGTTCAGCGGGGGCCTGAAGGAGAGCAGAGACGCCGAAGTCAACTTCCACGATTCCCTCCACCCCgaggtgctggagctgctgctggattACGCCTACTCGGCCCGGGTGCTGATTAACGAGGAGAACGCGGAGTCCTTGCTGGAGGCTGGGGACATGTTGCAGTTTCAGGATATTCGGGATGCTTCGGCCGACTTTCTGGAGAAGAATCTTTACCCCGGGAATTGCTTGaacatgctgctgctgtccGATGCCCACTGCTGCGAGCGGCTGCTGGAGCTGTCCTGGAGGATGGCGTTGGCCAACTTCACCTCGCTCTGCAAGACCGAAGACTTCCTCCGCCTGCCCAAAGAcaagctgctggagctggtggagAGCGAAGAGCTGGAAGTAGAGGATGAGACGCTGGTCTACGAAGCTGTTATAGGTTGGATCCGGTACGATTTGCCCCGACGCCATGAAGTTCTGCCAGAGTTGCTGCGCTCCGTCCGCCTGGCCCTTCTGCCCGAGTCCTACCTGCGGAAGCAAGTGGCCTGCGAGAAGCTGGTGACCAGCCACAAGCTGGGGGAGGAGATCGTGGCCGACGCCGTACGATGCAAAATGAAGATCCTGCAAAACGACGGCCTGGTGACAGGGTGCTGTGCCCGACCCCGCAAGGTCAGCCAggccctgctgctgctcggCGGCCAGACCTTCATGTGCGACAAGATTTATATGCTGGATCATAAAACCCGCGAGATCATTCCTCGTGCCGACATCCCAAGCCCTCGTAAAGAGTGCAGTGCCTGCGCCATCGGGTGCAAAGTGTACATCACCGGCGGCAAAGGCTCCGAGAACGGCGCTTCCAAAGACGTCTGGGTTTACGACACCCTCCACGATGAGTGGGCGAAAGCTGCTCCCATGCTGGTGGCGCGGTTTGGCCACGGCTCCGCTGAGCTGGACCACTGTCTGTACGTGGTGGGGGGTCACACGGCAGTGAGCGGCGCCTTCCCGGCCTCTCCCTCCGTCTCTCTCAAGCAAGTCGAACACTACGACCCGCAGCTGGACAAATGGTCCTTGGTGGCCCCTCTCCGAGAAGGCGTAAGCAACGCCGCCGTGGTGGGAGCCAAGatgaagctgtttgttttcGGTGGCACCAGCGCCAACCAGGAGAAACTGCCCAAGGTGCAGTGCTTCGATCCCTGCCAGAACCGCTGGACGGTGCCTGCCAGCTGCCCCCAACCCTGGCGGTACACGGCCGCCGCCGTGGTGGGCAGCCACATCATTGTCATCGGAGGGGACACGGAGTTCTCCGCCAGCTCCGCTTACCGCTTCCACAGTGACACCTACCAGTGGTCCAAATTTGGGGACGTCACCGCTAAGCGCATCAGCTGCCGTGCTGTTACGTCGGGTAACAGACTGTACGTGGTGGGGGGCTACTGCGGGGCTCAGCGCTGCAAAACGCTGGACTGTTACGATCCATCATCTGACACCTGGAGCAGCGTCACGACAGTGCCTTATTCCCTCATCCCCACCGCCTTCGTCAGCACCTGGAAGTACCTGTCTGCCTGA